Part of the Bacteroidota bacterium genome, GCTCGTCCGTGAGCTGTGAGAGTACGACGGGGATGCTCATTCCGAGCTGTCGCTGGAGCTCGGCCAGAAAGATGGAACTTTGATTGTTCACCCATTTGATCGCGTTTTCCCTCATCCGCTCCGATGTGTACTCACGATTGTAATACGCAAGAATGATGACCGGAATCAGCGAGACGACCGCAAATGCCGCAAGCAGTTTGGATCTGAAGGTGAAGGTAAACCGCCATCCGGCCGCCAGCCGCGCGGTCAAAAGCAGCAGGAGCGAGCCGGCGACAAGGAGGCCGACGAACAACACATATCTGAGAAAACTATACAGGTGCCAGCGAAGCCCGAGCCGCTCGAGGCTTAGTGCGATCCAGGCATCGGCAGATCCGGCCTGTTGTTCGCGCAGGAAATAGGTCTCGTACTTCGTGCCTTCGATCTCCTCGTCAAGCCAGATACCTGTCCCCTCCGAGCCGCCGGACCGCACAACTTCCGGAAGAGTGCGATCCAATGGGATCGTCTCCCCGGAGGCTGATACAAGCTTGCCCTGAATATACTCGGACAGGACGAGAGTGCGGAACTGACGTTCGAGGTTCGTTCTCGATTGACTCCGGAGAAACTCCGGGGCCTCCCCCCGGAGAATCGCCTGCTTCGCGCCCGAAAGTTCGACCCTCACCCCTCCGAGCAACTCGCCGCTATCCGACTTCACGGGAGTGAATGCCATATACCACCGCACGACGGCCCCGTCCGCACTCTTTTCTTCGACATGGATCGACCGGCCTGACCAAGCCGCTCCCGCTCTCCGGGCACGAATCGGATGCGGCGGCGTACCGATGTGAAATTCGCTCAAAACGGAACCCTTTTGATCAAAGTAGGTGACCGTACAGTTGTACCCCTCCCTGCTCAGAATGCTCTTCGCCCACTTGGTGAAACCGAGTTTCTCGATGTCGTCCGAATCAGCGGAAGCAAGCACTCCCGCGGCTTCCCGGTCCGAAAGTTCGTCGAGCGCCTGATTCGCCACAAGGGTGAGCCAATTGTCGACAGGGCGGGAGATCTCGCTCGCAAGCAGCTCGACGTGGTTTCTGTCCAATTCGTGCGCACCACGGTCGAGGCGTGGCAGCAAGACCAGACCCGCTGCGGCAGCCGTCAAAGCCAGGAACTGCACATTCTGGGTGAGCGTTTTGCCATCAACTCTCCGTGAACTCAGCACCGCAAACCCTGTCAGGCCGAGAAGATAGACCATTCTCTCAAACTGGCCCATCAATGAGTTTTGCAGATACATGCCGAAGAGTACTCCCACAGTCAGGAGGCTTATGCCGGCCGCCAGCCACCCTGCCAGCTTCGGTCGCCGCCACCCCGCCGATCCTTCCACAAAACGGGCTGAAAGAGAAATCACGCCCGCTCCGGCGAGGACGAAGGCTGCTCCCGCCAGCAGCAGCCCCACCAGCATGCAGGAGAGTTCAATCGAGGGGAGGAGGAAAGCCGGATCGTTATACTCAAGATTCGAATCGAACATGGCGCTCTGGACCAGGGCTGCGAACCCTCTCAGGAACAAACAGACGACAAGACCCAGAAGAGGCACTGCGATGATGCGGAGGAGTCGCATTCCCAGGTTCGCCGGATTGGTTGCCTTTTCCATGCGGGAGCGGCTCCGTACAAGCCAAGAATCGAACAGATAGACGCTCCAGAGAAGGCAGACGGATGTGAGGCAAAGGTCGCCTATCGATTTGGCAAGGCCCCCTCCGAATGGCGATGCAAAATAGATCGGATCGAAGATGCTCCACTTGAACAAGCCGGATGGAAAATTGATCCAAATGAGGACGTAACGCACGATCCATGGTATTGCAAGCTTCGCGACGAGGCTTCCCCGCGCTCCAGTCCCCCTCCATCGATAGACGGCGCCGCCCAGGAGGAGCACTGCCGCAAGAAGCTCAAGCTCGAGAATGTGGTGCGCCAGGTCGTGAGATTCTTCCAGCCTCGAAGCGAGCCCCGGCCTGGGAAGGTACGCCACTCCTATCGTCGATCCGCTAATGCCCTGGAGGCTGATTGCGAGCAAGCCGCTGTCGGCCTTCTGTGGGGAGCCGGAAAAATCGAATTTCGGAACAATTTGAAAACGGGAGGAAAAGGTGGAGGTGAACGCTTCGTTGTTGATAAACCTGTTATTGATCGGATACGTCACGTCAATCAGGCGCTTGCCGATCACAAAACCATCGATCGAATTCCGTCCGGCGAGAGGGAACGAGACGATCAGATACGAGTAGAGCGGTCCATCCTGAACAAACGAGGAATCCCGCCCCGCAATTTGATCAGGGGTGAGATCGAGCCCCCGGGGTCCGGCCCAGGCCAGCAACCGCTTCTCCCCATCGAAAATCTGAATCGAGACGTCTTGCCCGGACGGCTCCAGCAAAAGCGCGAAGAGGGCCGCCTGTGAAAGAGAGTCCCGCTTCAACAACTGGGCGCGCACTTCAGGCAGGGAGGCGACGCGCCTCGTGGCGTCCGCAGACTCCTGCTGGTATTTCCTGAAGAGGGATTGGACCTCGGCGGTCAGGCTCTGCTGCTCGCCGCCGGAGATC contains:
- a CDS encoding ATP-binding protein, yielding MLFDRKPFIAPFRASTPTIVVIVLLAAVLCITLAYDRFYPAYLSNNWQSISGGEQQSLTAEVQSLFRKYQQESADATRRVASLPEVRAQLLKRDSLSQAALFALLLEPSGQDVSIQIFDGEKRLLAWAGPRGLDLTPDQIAGRDSSFVQDGPLYSYLIVSFPLAGRNSIDGFVIGKRLIDVTYPINNRFINNEAFTSTFSSRFQIVPKFDFSGSPQKADSGLLAISLQGISGSTIGVAYLPRPGLASRLEESHDLAHHILELELLAAVLLLGGAVYRWRGTGARGSLVAKLAIPWIVRYVLIWINFPSGLFKWSIFDPIYFASPFGGGLAKSIGDLCLTSVCLLWSVYLFDSWLVRSRSRMEKATNPANLGMRLLRIIAVPLLGLVVCLFLRGFAALVQSAMFDSNLEYNDPAFLLPSIELSCMLVGLLLAGAAFVLAGAGVISLSARFVEGSAGWRRPKLAGWLAAGISLLTVGVLFGMYLQNSLMGQFERMVYLLGLTGFAVLSSRRVDGKTLTQNVQFLALTAAAAGLVLLPRLDRGAHELDRNHVELLASEISRPVDNWLTLVANQALDELSDREAAGVLASADSDDIEKLGFTKWAKSILSREGYNCTVTYFDQKGSVLSEFHIGTPPHPIRARRAGAAWSGRSIHVEEKSADGAVVRWYMAFTPVKSDSGELLGGVRVELSGAKQAILRGEAPEFLRSQSRTNLERQFRTLVLSEYIQGKLVSASGETIPLDRTLPEVVRSGGSEGTGIWLDEEIEGTKYETYFLREQQAGSADAWIALSLERLGLRWHLYSFLRYVLFVGLLVAGSLLLLLTARLAAGWRFTFTFRSKLLAAFAVVSLIPVIILAYYNREYTSERMRENAIKWVNNQSSIFLAELQRQLGMSIPVVLSQLTDERCSDIAGDLNADFVVYRGAALQASSKPEMFAAELLDRHLSAKAYLNSVLKKRSFYAEDQIIGKLPYVVGYRPIVAENGSIIGVVAVPTLYRQAEVNAELSRRDVYLYGAYAVALAFALVAGTAFAGQISAPIRRLKRATQQVARGTLDVDLEGEGRDEMGDLEQAFGEMVRDLKLAQAQMIKAQRELAWREMAKQIAHEIKNPLTPMKLSIQHLRQAYRDGAKDFSRLLESISDTLLVQIETLSRIATEFSTFARMPERKLEVCDIHEILGEARDLYEQDGKIKFVTDFGPGHPRVNADREELRRVFINILRNAVQAMEHGGTVAMSTRRSGESILIRIKDDGPGIPAEVRARLFEPNFSTKTDGMGLGLAIVKKIIDDLGGSITLESSVGNGTAAIILLPLVGGTESVETANDRQP